One genomic region from Candidatus Tisiphia endosymbiont of Dioctria linearis encodes:
- a CDS encoding phospholipid-binding protein MlaC, with protein sequence MKKFIVCLILNFLSLSAYSAVNDNNAGVDNYVNQLIKDGLEVFNDQNLTQDGKIAKSKMLILANLDLDWMAKFTLGVYRRTLTPEQIKQFTEVYGNYVSTVYADLVKNYHGQQPKVEQVRILDKGEFMVEMLIGTAKVNYLVRQKDVSDNSSFKVSDVITEGVSMISSQQSEFMNILSNSGFDTLIDELVKKS encoded by the coding sequence ATGAAAAAATTTATTGTTTGCTTAATTTTAAATTTCCTGTCTTTGTCAGCTTATTCAGCCGTTAATGATAATAATGCGGGAGTTGATAACTATGTTAATCAGCTAATAAAAGATGGGCTAGAGGTATTTAATGATCAAAATTTAACTCAAGATGGCAAAATTGCTAAGAGTAAGATGCTAATTTTAGCTAACCTGGATTTAGATTGGATGGCTAAATTTACCCTTGGTGTCTACAGAAGAACTTTAACCCCTGAACAAATTAAACAATTTACAGAAGTTTATGGTAATTATGTCAGTACAGTCTATGCTGATTTGGTGAAAAATTATCATGGTCAACAGCCTAAAGTTGAACAAGTGCGTATTCTTGATAAAGGTGAGTTTATGGTAGAAATGTTGATAGGAACAGCTAAAGTAAACTACTTGGTACGTCAAAAAGATGTAAGCGATAATTCTAGTTTTAAAGTTTCAGATGTTATTACGGAAGGTGTTAGTATGATCAGTTCCCAACAGTCAGAGTTCATGAATATTCTCAGTAATAGTGGTTTTGATACATTGATAGATGAATTGGTAAAGAAGTCATAA